The genomic segment ACCCGGACCGGCATTTCCCGCAGCGTGCCGATGGGCCACACGGTGTCCATGTGTCCCACGAGAAGTTGCGGTCCGTCCGCCGCGGCCCGTCCGTCCGCCGTCCCGCCGCTCCGCGCCAGCAGGTGACCTCCGCTCGCCTGTCCGGGGATGTGCTCTACTTCCAGACCGAGGTCGCTCAGGGTCTCCGTGAGGATCGCGCGGATGCCGCGCTGGGCTTGCGGGTCGGTGGACGGGGACTCCTCGAGCACGAGTTGGGAGATGAAGTCGACGAACTCGTCGCGCAGTTCGGCCATGCGGCCGCTCACGGCCTGCGCGGGCGTGCTTCCGTTCGCACCCGACCCGGTCACGCGCCGCCCCTTCCTTCTCCGCCGTCCGTCTGCAGCACGCCTTCGATCAGCGTCCGGTGCGCCTGGTATTCGGGGAGATCCGGGATCCCCCCGGCCTCCTCCACCCGGGCCCGGATTCGGGCTCGGAAGGCCTCCGCGCCATCCGCGTCCTCCTCGAAGTCGGCCGCGCGCGCGGCGAGCAGGAGCCCGAGCAGGTGGTCCGGATGCGAGGCAAGGATCTCATCCGCCTGTTCCCGGGCGAGACCGGACGCCCCCGTGAGGAGCCGGAGGAGGCCGACGTGGAACCGCGCATCGGCATCGATCTCTTCCGGAGGGACGGCGTCGTACGCCTGCAGCGCCATGTCGATGAAGAAGGCGGCGCGCTCGAAGTCGCCGCCCTCGTGTTCCCGCATCACGCGCTCGAAGAGCCGGTCCGCGACGCCGCGCGGACCCATGGCCGCGAGTTCCTCCATGCTCGGCATGGCGGCGGCCCCGGCGCCGTTCGCCGCCGCCCCGGCCGGGGGCGGGCCGCCCGTCGTCTCGCCCGGGAGACCGCCCGTCATCGTCATGTCCCCGACGCGCGTCACGCTCCCCCGCTGGACGAGCACGGCGATCATCACCGAGAAGACGGCGAGCCCGAGGCCGGAGAGGACCCACGGGAGCAGGGCCGAGCGAGGCTTCCGTGGCGGGGCGCCCACCTGCGTACCGCATGCGGTGCAGTAGAGGGCATCCGGCCGGAGCGGCGCCTGGCAGGCCGGACATAGCGCGCGCTGGACGAGCGGGGCCCCGCATTGCGCGCAGAAGTTGCCCGACGCGGGGCTCCCGCAGCGCGGGCACGCCACGGTCCGGCTCATTGGGAGTGCTTCTCCTTCTTCGAGGCGAATCCAGTCCACCCCGCGAGGTTCGCGCCTCGGCGGTGCTGTGGCAAGCGCGGGGCGGAGTGTGCATCTTGCGGGGCATTCCGCACGGTGGTCTTTGAAGGCGAGGGAACGGTGAGACGGAAACTCTGGATGCTGGCGGGGCTCGCGGCGATCGCGGGGGCCATCACGGTGCTCGCGGCGGGCGGGTTGAACGAGAACATGGTGTTCTTCCTCACGCCCGCCGAACTCGAGGCGCGCGGCGTCGAAGTCGTCGACCAGCCCATCCGGCTCGGAGGCCGGGTCAAGCCGGGGAGCGTGGACTGGAATCCGGAGTCCGCCGAGCTGCGTTTCGTGATCAGCGAGGAGAACGTCGAGATCCCCATCGAGAGCACGGGCGCACCCCCCTCCATGTTCCAGCCGGGGATGGGGGTCGTCGTTGAAGGGGCCTACGGGAACGATGGCGTCTTCCGCGCCACGAACCTGATGGTGAAACACTCCAACGAATACGCCCCTCCGGAGCACGCGGGCGACGCGGGCCAGGTCTACAAGTCCCTCCTCGAAGACTCCTGACGACCCGGTGAAGCGGTACGGGGTGGCCGGATGCTGAGCACGCTCGGCTACGCGTCCGTCATCGCGGCGCTCCTCGCGGCGGCCCTGGCCACGGTGGCCGGCGGCTGGGCCGGCCTGTCACGCTCCGGCGGGGAGGTGTCCGCGGCCCTGGCCCGCCGCGCCGCCTACTTCGCCTTCTTCGCGATGTCCGGCGGCATGCTCGTCATGGAGGTCGCCCTCCTCACGCACGACTTCAGCGTCGAGTACGTGGCCCGCGTAGGGAGCCGCGAGACGCCGACGTACTACACGGCGATCTCGCTCTGGAGCAGCCTCGAGGGCTCGATCCTCTTCTGGGGCTGGATCCTCGCCGGCTACGGGGCGCTCTTCGCCTTCACCCGCCGCCGCGAGTTCGGCGCGCTCCGGGCAGCCGGGGAACGCCTGACCGCGCTCGGCGGCGGGCTCGCGCACGGCCTCCGCACGACCCCGCTCGTCCTCGCCGTCATCGGCGTCGTACAGC from the Candidatus Palauibacter scopulicola genome contains:
- a CDS encoding zinc ribbon domain-containing protein: MSRTVACPRCGSPASGNFCAQCGAPLVQRALCPACQAPLRPDALYCTACGTQVGAPPRKPRSALLPWVLSGLGLAVFSVMIAVLVQRGSVTRVGDMTMTGGLPGETTGGPPPAGAAANGAGAAAMPSMEELAAMGPRGVADRLFERVMREHEGGDFERAAFFIDMALQAYDAVPPEEIDADARFHVGLLRLLTGASGLAREQADEILASHPDHLLGLLLAARAADFEEDADGAEAFRARIRARVEEAGGIPDLPEYQAHRTLIEGVLQTDGGEGRGGA
- a CDS encoding cytochrome c maturation protein CcmE, which translates into the protein MRRKLWMLAGLAAIAGAITVLAAGGLNENMVFFLTPAELEARGVEVVDQPIRLGGRVKPGSVDWNPESAELRFVISEENVEIPIESTGAPPSMFQPGMGVVVEGAYGNDGVFRATNLMVKHSNEYAPPEHAGDAGQVYKSLLEDS